The Deltaproteobacteria bacterium DNA segment AGGTCACCCACCTGGCCGGCCTCAACGTCTTCCTGGTAAAAGTCGAAATCAAGGATGTACTCTCGTTTGCCAGTGCCTTCGATCTGCGCGAACCCGTGCCGGAAGGAGTACTTGCCGACCCCTGCCACCCCGGCTACCTGCTGAAAGAACCCCTCGACATCTCCGTAGACGCCGTTTGCAAGCGGAGCAACAAGATCGCGGTTCAACCAGCCAAGGATCTCTTCGCCTGTAGTCGGGAGCACGTTCACGTAGCGCAGCCCCACGCGGGTAAAGAAATCCGAGTCGATGAAACCTCTTGCCGTCTCGAGCAGCTCCAAGAGCCTCTGCTTAAACGCCCGGAATCGCGGGTACGCCCTCGTTTCCAGAGAGATCGAATGGGATCTGAGCAGAACGGTCCAGTCTCGTTGCCGTGACCGGAAGAAATACCGGGTCTGGCGCTCGACGCCCCCCGGCTGTACATCGACGTTGGCACCCCGTTCGAAATGTGGGTAGCTCTTTCGAATCGCACGCTGGAAACTCTCGGGCGGTTCCGTCTCCAGGGAAAGAACCGTGGGAAATCGGATCTCGCAGACAGCAAGTCGGATGAGATTCCTGCGGTACGTAATTCTAGCTTGTGCAGGGACGTTCAGCGGACGAGCTTTCTGTTCCTTTCCGGCCTCACCGGTCATGGCAAACCTCCCTTCCAGCTATCGCACAAAGCGCCCGGTTGTCCAATCAGAACTCTCTCGCGTCGCCGCGGGAGCAATGGGCCGTTCATGGTGTACCTCTCGCG contains these protein-coding regions:
- a CDS encoding TIGR04255 family protein, translated to MTGEAGKEQKARPLNVPAQARITYRRNLIRLAVCEIRFPTVLSLETEPPESFQRAIRKSYPHFERGANVDVQPGGVERQTRYFFRSRQRDWTVLLRSHSISLETRAYPRFRAFKQRLLELLETARGFIDSDFFTRVGLRYVNVLPTTGEEILGWLNRDLVAPLANGVYGDVEGFFQQVAGVAGVGKYSFRHGFAQIEGTGKREYILDFDFYQEDVEAGQVGDLQGRGEVVDATAWPSPGHAQAQAGRRSARHRRAAAKAIGRERCA